In one window of Paucibacter aquatile DNA:
- a CDS encoding TonB-dependent receptor plug domain-containing protein, translated as MQVGVRMRMGAVAAWCLGMAAMPARAAGSLLDLDLDSLSQLEVRSATGFKMAARDAPAIVSIVTAAQIEAMGANTLEEALQGVAGLHIAPKNRQPLFVIRGMYTYDNPQVLVTLNDVPINPVFTGSLGAGVKLPLAAVERIEVVRGPGSAVFGADAFAGVINIVTRDPMREPESQAGLSLGAFRSADLWMRRTSRVGDWGLMLAAELQRSEGDRERRIEADQQTEFDRLFGSQASRAPGALDTQYRLGNLHVELARADLQLRLWHYRADRMGAAWGIAGALDPDSRTEARQSLAELRWQLPGATEHFNALLRASWSNFWFFANYQVFPAGALLPVNAQGDLFGAGESRLFRFEQGAIGNPGSDEDSLRLDAEAHYSGWAGHRLRLAAGASQVKFHAWEAKNFSNGVAAGQLVDVTGTPFVYAPDLQRRNRYLSLQDVWRLNEQAELTLGLRVDHYNDFGTTRNPRASLVWRHSPVLSSKWLYGQAFRAPSMKEQFVASNPVNLGSKTLTPERVRTWEWQLDWSAGTDFNARLAFFHYRMSDLIRLVSGVYRNVGQLSAPGAELELDWRPSDHSHVRLNHSVQRARDAEGHVAPYAPRQISSLALEHRLGAGLSLQAQARWVGARPRLNADTRAPLPAYRQLDVQLRWQPAGADWSASLGLRNALNAAATEPADSNAIVGDVPLAGRAWRLDLRRSF; from the coding sequence ATGCAAGTCGGTGTACGCATGCGCATGGGGGCTGTGGCGGCCTGGTGCCTGGGGATGGCCGCGATGCCGGCCCGGGCCGCGGGCTCCTTGCTCGACCTCGATCTCGACAGCCTCTCGCAGCTGGAGGTGCGCAGTGCCACCGGCTTCAAGATGGCCGCGCGTGACGCGCCGGCCATCGTCTCCATCGTCACCGCCGCCCAGATCGAGGCCATGGGGGCCAACACCCTCGAAGAGGCCTTGCAAGGCGTGGCCGGCCTGCACATCGCGCCCAAGAATCGCCAGCCCCTGTTCGTGATCCGCGGCATGTACACCTATGACAACCCGCAGGTGCTGGTCACGCTCAACGATGTGCCCATCAACCCGGTGTTCACCGGCTCGCTGGGCGCTGGGGTCAAGCTGCCGCTGGCCGCGGTGGAGCGCATCGAGGTGGTGCGCGGCCCGGGTTCGGCGGTGTTCGGCGCCGATGCCTTTGCCGGTGTCATCAATATCGTCACCCGCGACCCCATGCGCGAGCCCGAGAGCCAGGCCGGGCTCAGCCTCGGCGCCTTCCGCAGCGCCGACCTCTGGATGCGGCGCACCTCGCGTGTGGGTGACTGGGGCCTGATGCTGGCCGCCGAGCTGCAGCGCAGCGAGGGCGACCGCGAACGCCGCATCGAGGCCGACCAGCAGACCGAGTTCGACCGCCTCTTCGGCAGCCAGGCCTCGCGTGCGCCCGGGGCACTGGACACGCAGTACCGCCTGGGCAATCTGCATGTCGAGCTCGCGCGGGCCGATCTGCAGCTGCGCCTCTGGCATTACCGTGCCGATCGCATGGGTGCGGCCTGGGGCATCGCCGGGGCGCTGGACCCCGACTCGCGCACCGAGGCCCGTCAGTCGCTGGCCGAGCTGCGCTGGCAGCTGCCCGGTGCCACCGAGCATTTCAACGCGTTGCTGCGCGCGTCCTGGAGCAATTTCTGGTTCTTTGCCAACTACCAGGTCTTTCCGGCCGGCGCGCTGCTGCCGGTCAATGCTCAGGGCGATCTCTTCGGTGCCGGGGAGAGTCGGCTGTTTCGCTTCGAGCAGGGCGCCATCGGCAACCCGGGCTCCGATGAAGACAGCCTCCGGCTCGATGCCGAGGCGCACTACAGCGGCTGGGCCGGCCACCGCCTGCGCCTGGCTGCCGGGGCCAGCCAGGTCAAGTTCCACGCCTGGGAGGCCAAGAATTTCAGCAACGGGGTGGCGGCCGGTCAGTTGGTCGATGTCACGGGCACGCCGTTTGTGTACGCGCCCGATCTGCAGCGGCGCAACCGCTACCTCTCGCTGCAGGATGTCTGGCGCCTGAACGAGCAGGCCGAGCTGACCCTGGGCCTGCGCGTCGATCACTACAACGATTTCGGTACCACCCGCAACCCGCGCGCGTCCCTGGTCTGGCGCCACTCGCCGGTGCTCAGCAGCAAGTGGCTCTATGGCCAGGCCTTCCGCGCACCATCGATGAAAGAGCAGTTCGTCGCCTCCAACCCGGTCAATCTCGGCTCCAAGACCTTGACGCCCGAGCGGGTACGCACCTGGGAGTGGCAGCTGGATTGGTCGGCGGGCACCGATTTCAATGCCCGCCTGGCTTTCTTCCACTACCGCATGAGCGATCTGATCCGCCTGGTGTCGGGCGTGTATCGCAATGTCGGCCAACTGAGCGCGCCCGGCGCCGAGTTGGAGCTGGACTGGCGCCCCAGCGACCACAGCCATGTGCGCCTGAATCACTCGGTCCAGCGCGCGCGCGATGCCGAAGGCCATGTCGCGCCCTATGCCCCGCGCCAGATCAGCAGCCTGGCGCTGGAACACCGCCTGGGGGCCGGCCTGAGCCTGCAAGCCCAGGCGCGCTGGGTGGGCGCGCGGCCGCGTCTGAACGCGGACACGCGGGCGCCCTTGCCGGCCTACCGGCAGCTCGATGTGCAGCTGCGTTGGCAGCCGGCCGGTGCGGACTGGTCGGCCTCGCTGGGCCTGCGCAATGCCCTCAATGCAGCGGCCACCGAGCCGGCCGACTCCAACGCCATCGTCGGCGATGTGCCCCTGGCCGGCCGGGCCTGGCGCCTGGACCTGCGCCGCAGCTTCTGA